Proteins found in one Pontibacter sp. SGAir0037 genomic segment:
- a CDS encoding glycoside hydrolase domain-containing protein, with protein sequence MKYSSLVIFVFFAFSCTSVKPTGSLPAAQQPADLVNVFLGSSGDHGQLSPAASYPFSMMSIGPQTYPTTHMGYEYLAKKFLGFTHNRFEGVGCEGSGGNILVKPFLGDSPEQTELLKTEESAGPGYYGVGFSNHIKAEFTVYKRNGRHRYRFPAGKKGLSIDLGHAFVNRFVAEEHTTEGAMLSGWIDSKTTCSAGTYRLYYSIKFDQPVKWARISEHKLIAMPDTDQQVVELEIAFSSVDVAHAQAALGAGSFDQLRQYSSADWNQHLGNIQVKGDTEREKLFYSLLYRALQSPYVVSEEDGKYRAIDGSLQTTKATVYNGWAIWDNYKTQLPLLSIAYPEQFQDIAASIANLYPYGKKDFATAHEPSNTVRTEHAIVALLDAHRKGYQIDFEHILDKLIGEVDNLDYSKPDRALESSYDAWALSQILAELKKPDLSEKYRQKALEYKQHWNKDFKDLSRNDVNRMSARGMYQGTIWQYRWSVPFDVKGLIGLTGGEQAYISQLDEFFGNDYHNRANEPDLQVPSMYNASSEPWKSQALMHHLAVDTVVQHYFNDNSRGIGSFVDVIFKNEPKAYIRTMDDDAGAMSSWFAFAAIGLHPACPGWAVYYLHVPLFESVEIKLPGGKAFTVQVENFSDKNFYVASATLNGKDLGRNWLTHQEIAGGGKLVITASATPNIKWGVENRWVSDIEK encoded by the coding sequence ATGAAATACAGTTCTCTTGTCATATTCGTATTCTTTGCTTTTTCCTGTACTTCTGTAAAGCCAACAGGTAGCTTGCCTGCTGCGCAACAACCCGCAGACCTGGTAAATGTGTTTCTAGGCTCTTCCGGTGACCACGGGCAGCTTTCTCCGGCAGCCTCTTATCCATTTAGCATGATGAGCATCGGTCCTCAAACCTATCCTACCACACACATGGGGTATGAGTACCTGGCTAAAAAGTTTTTGGGTTTTACCCATAATCGTTTTGAGGGGGTGGGATGTGAAGGCAGTGGCGGTAATATTCTGGTGAAGCCATTCCTGGGTGATTCGCCAGAGCAGACAGAGTTGCTGAAAACAGAAGAATCGGCCGGCCCGGGTTACTATGGCGTTGGCTTCTCCAATCATATAAAAGCCGAATTTACGGTTTACAAACGCAATGGGAGGCATCGCTATCGTTTCCCGGCAGGTAAAAAAGGCCTTTCCATAGATCTTGGCCATGCTTTTGTAAACCGTTTTGTTGCAGAAGAACATACCACTGAGGGTGCTATGCTGAGTGGCTGGATCGATTCTAAAACCACCTGCAGTGCCGGTACCTACAGGCTGTACTATAGTATAAAGTTTGATCAGCCTGTGAAATGGGCAAGGATAAGCGAACATAAATTAATCGCCATGCCTGACACCGATCAGCAGGTAGTAGAACTGGAGATAGCTTTCTCCTCTGTCGATGTCGCGCATGCCCAAGCTGCTCTCGGAGCAGGTTCATTTGATCAGTTAAGGCAGTACAGCTCAGCCGACTGGAATCAGCATCTTGGCAACATCCAGGTAAAAGGAGACACTGAAAGGGAAAAACTGTTTTATTCTTTACTGTACAGAGCACTTCAATCGCCTTATGTGGTTTCGGAAGAAGATGGTAAATACCGCGCCATCGACGGCTCTTTGCAAACTACAAAGGCAACTGTTTATAACGGCTGGGCCATTTGGGATAACTATAAAACACAACTGCCTCTTTTGTCCATTGCTTACCCGGAACAGTTCCAGGATATTGCCGCCTCCATTGCGAATCTTTACCCTTATGGAAAGAAGGATTTTGCTACGGCACATGAACCTTCCAATACCGTCAGAACAGAACATGCCATTGTTGCCTTGTTAGATGCGCATCGGAAAGGTTACCAGATTGATTTTGAGCACATATTAGATAAACTGATCGGGGAAGTAGACAACCTGGATTATTCTAAACCCGACCGGGCCCTGGAATCTTCTTACGATGCCTGGGCTTTGTCTCAAATTCTGGCAGAACTGAAGAAGCCTGACTTAAGTGAAAAGTACAGGCAAAAGGCACTTGAATACAAGCAGCATTGGAACAAAGATTTTAAAGACCTTAGCCGGAACGATGTAAACAGAATGTCGGCTCGTGGCATGTACCAGGGCACGATCTGGCAGTACCGCTGGTCGGTGCCTTTCGATGTGAAAGGACTTATCGGGCTGACTGGGGGCGAGCAGGCCTATATCAGCCAACTGGATGAGTTCTTTGGGAACGACTACCATAACCGCGCCAACGAGCCTGATTTGCAAGTACCTTCTATGTACAATGCCTCTTCTGAACCCTGGAAATCGCAGGCGCTGATGCATCATTTAGCGGTAGATACGGTGGTGCAGCATTATTTTAACGACAACAGCAGAGGGATTGGCTCCTTTGTAGACGTCATATTTAAGAATGAACCGAAGGCTTATATCAGAACCATGGACGATGATGCCGGAGCTATGTCGTCGTGGTTTGCTTTTGCTGCCATAGGGCTGCATCCGGCCTGCCCGGGCTGGGCGGTATATTACCTGCACGTGCCGCTGTTTGAGTCGGTGGAGATTAAGTTGCCAGGTGGGAAAGCGTTTACAGTGCAGGTAGAGAACTTCAGCGACAAGAATTTTTATGTTGCATCAGCAACTTTAAATGGGAAGGACCTCGGCAGAAACTGGCTGACGCATCAGGAGATCGCCGGAGGGGGCAAATTAGTTATTACTGCTTCTGCCACACCAAATATAAAGTGGGGCGTGGAAAACAGGTGGGTATCAGACATAGAGAAATAA
- a CDS encoding glycoside hydrolase family 97 protein, translating to MKPGYLSSAFFFLFAFTVQAQQNYTLLSPDKKTEVRLSVSDSVYYEVLADAKQLINSSAIGISADYVKDNSWKVAKEKRRSVNQSLKPVVWQKTNEIEDNYNELRLDFKNNLSLEWRAFNNGVAWRWISSKKGNSKISAETANVNFAKGGKAWYPLEDGFFSHNERLYRQLPLDSIGGKQLASLPALFQVQGMKVLLTESDLLNYAGMWLRGNSKGGVKGVFPYYPKKKELRGDRNEIVSERENYIASFGAAQALPWRVLMVARDDKELLANQLVYQLATPSKGDYSWVRPGKVSWDWWNDNNITGVDFRAGINNDTYKYYIDFASRYGIEYVILDEGWSDTRDLLKVNPDINVPELTAYARSKNVGIVLWASWLPLDQNLETVLDQFMKWHVKGIKVDFMQRDDQPMVNYYVRVAEAAAKRSMLVDFHGAYKPTGLSRTYPNVLSYEGVFGLEQSKGGSVDPEHNVTIPFIRMVAGPMDYTPGAMLNAQKDAYKPVWSKPMSMGTRCHQLAMFVVYESPLQMLADNPSHYYKEPEAMELLGPVPSEWEATVPLEAQVGDYVLVARRAKSGDWYVGGMTDWTAREVKVNLSFLGEGEYKMQVWRDGINADRNAQDFKMESFTVDKNTNLVAKMAKGGGWVARITKAN from the coding sequence ATGAAACCCGGATATCTTTCTTCAGCTTTCTTTTTCCTCTTTGCTTTTACCGTACAGGCACAACAGAACTATACACTTCTGTCTCCTGATAAGAAAACAGAAGTCCGCTTATCAGTGTCCGATAGTGTGTATTACGAAGTGCTGGCCGATGCCAAACAACTCATTAACTCATCGGCTATTGGCATAAGTGCCGATTATGTAAAAGACAACTCCTGGAAAGTAGCGAAAGAAAAGAGACGTTCTGTTAATCAGAGCCTGAAGCCTGTGGTATGGCAGAAAACAAATGAAATAGAAGATAATTATAACGAGCTCCGCCTCGACTTTAAAAATAACCTTTCGCTTGAATGGCGGGCTTTTAACAATGGGGTTGCCTGGCGCTGGATTAGCAGCAAAAAAGGAAACAGTAAAATAAGTGCCGAGACAGCTAACGTTAATTTTGCAAAGGGAGGAAAAGCCTGGTATCCGCTGGAAGATGGCTTCTTCTCACATAATGAGCGGCTGTACCGTCAGTTGCCACTGGATAGCATTGGCGGGAAGCAATTAGCCAGTCTGCCTGCTCTTTTCCAGGTGCAGGGAATGAAGGTGCTGCTTACCGAATCTGATTTGCTGAACTATGCCGGTATGTGGTTGCGGGGGAACAGCAAAGGAGGAGTGAAAGGCGTCTTTCCTTACTATCCAAAGAAAAAAGAACTCAGAGGCGACCGAAATGAAATTGTGAGCGAGCGGGAAAACTATATCGCCAGCTTTGGCGCTGCACAGGCGCTGCCATGGCGCGTGCTGATGGTGGCAAGAGATGATAAAGAACTGCTCGCAAACCAGTTGGTGTATCAGCTGGCCACTCCATCGAAAGGCGACTATAGTTGGGTGAGGCCAGGTAAAGTATCTTGGGACTGGTGGAATGATAACAACATTACCGGCGTAGATTTCAGGGCTGGTATCAACAACGATACCTATAAGTATTACATCGATTTTGCATCCAGATATGGAATAGAATATGTGATCTTAGACGAGGGGTGGAGCGATACACGTGATCTTTTAAAGGTGAACCCGGATATTAATGTTCCTGAGCTTACAGCTTATGCCAGGAGCAAAAATGTAGGAATTGTACTATGGGCTAGCTGGCTGCCACTGGACCAGAACCTGGAAACGGTACTGGATCAGTTTATGAAATGGCATGTGAAAGGCATTAAAGTTGATTTTATGCAGCGCGACGACCAGCCCATGGTTAACTATTACGTGCGTGTAGCGGAGGCTGCGGCAAAGCGCAGCATGCTGGTCGATTTTCATGGCGCTTATAAACCCACAGGCTTGTCGCGCACTTATCCGAATGTACTTTCTTATGAAGGTGTGTTTGGGCTGGAGCAGTCGAAAGGCGGCAGCGTAGATCCGGAGCATAATGTAACAATTCCTTTTATTCGAATGGTGGCCGGACCAATGGATTATACGCCAGGTGCCATGCTCAATGCTCAGAAAGATGCTTACAAACCTGTGTGGTCGAAGCCCATGAGCATGGGGACCCGCTGTCATCAGCTGGCTATGTTTGTAGTATATGAGAGTCCGCTGCAGATGCTTGCCGATAATCCTTCGCATTACTATAAAGAGCCTGAGGCAATGGAACTGCTGGGGCCGGTGCCGTCGGAGTGGGAGGCAACAGTTCCGCTAGAGGCACAGGTGGGAGACTATGTTCTGGTTGCCCGCAGAGCTAAAAGCGGCGATTGGTATGTTGGCGGCATGACGGACTGGACAGCCAGAGAAGTAAAGGTAAACCTTTCTTTCCTGGGTGAAGGGGAGTATAAAATGCAGGTCTGGCGCGATGGCATCAATGCTGACCGCAATGCACAGGATTTTAAAATGGAATCTTTTACAGTAGATAAAAACACCAACCTGGTTGCTAAAATGGCAAAAGGTGGTGGTTGGGTAGCACGTATTACAAAAGCTAACTAG
- a CDS encoding DUF1080 domain-containing protein yields the protein MRKITTLVAMAATVWMTFGCASKSGNSTAKAENALTKKEQKEGWVLLFDGQSMENWKGFKKDEVPAAWQVEDGAIVLSGKGGGDILTKNEYENFELMLDWKISEGGNSGIFFNVSEDPKFRYTWQTGPEMQIIDDERHPDAKQGKDNNRQAGTNYDMHPLTTPAVNPVGEYNTVRLIVKDGHVEHYLNGKKVVDYTLWSPEWESMVKGSKFASMPDYGRYKKGHIALQDHGDKVWFKNIKIRPL from the coding sequence ATGAGAAAAATAACAACATTAGTGGCTATGGCTGCTACCGTATGGATGACTTTCGGCTGTGCCTCTAAAAGTGGCAATTCAACTGCGAAGGCAGAAAACGCACTCACAAAGAAAGAACAGAAAGAAGGCTGGGTGCTGCTATTCGATGGGCAGAGCATGGAAAACTGGAAAGGATTTAAAAAAGACGAGGTGCCCGCTGCCTGGCAGGTGGAAGATGGCGCTATTGTACTGTCCGGGAAAGGGGGCGGTGATATCCTGACAAAGAACGAGTACGAGAACTTTGAACTGATGCTGGACTGGAAAATATCCGAAGGCGGTAACAGTGGAATTTTCTTCAATGTTTCGGAAGATCCTAAGTTCCGCTATACCTGGCAAACTGGTCCGGAAATGCAGATTATCGACGATGAGCGCCACCCGGATGCTAAGCAGGGAAAGGACAACAATCGCCAGGCCGGTACTAACTACGATATGCACCCGCTTACAACGCCAGCTGTAAATCCGGTAGGAGAATATAACACAGTGCGTTTAATCGTGAAAGACGGCCATGTAGAACATTATTTGAATGGAAAAAAAGTAGTAGACTATACGCTTTGGAGCCCGGAGTGGGAAAGCATGGTAAAAGGCAGCAAATTTGCCAGTATGCCAGATTATGGCCGATACAAAAAAGGACATATTGCGCTGCAGGACCACGGTGATAAAGTATGGTTCAAGAATATCAAGATCAGGCCACTGTAA
- a CDS encoding DUF1080 domain-containing protein, translating into MLKTRLFPIALALAWVCGASSAFAQVSASQSKPLPLNDLSQFRDPGKSWSVAGDVTANLEKTNVISTSGGSGVLVNNPTKKNKGADLLTVQEYGDVDLELDFMMAKGANSGVYLQGRYEIQLEDSWENKKATYGSNGGIYQRWDDKRPNGQQGYEGYAPRQNVSRAPGLWQHLRISFQAPRFDASGKKIENAKILRAELNGVTIHENVELTGPTRGAIANDEKPTGPLRFQGDHGAVAFRNIIVSEFNKPRPELVNLNYAVFKGKFEKEPDYNSLPPEAKGPMTMLTGGIENLPKDYIIRYTGTLKVREPGDYYFNLNTANGRGQMKIGDKVNLPMGGRNAMGRATLAAGDYPFEMVYQKMVEWGKPAFGINIMGPGIRAFILGDAIDASANGNTPAGPILVDAPANTILRSFMDLPAPTGNGPSAKVVHAVSVGSPEQVHYTYDQDNGNLVQVWRGGFLDATPMWYNRGNGTSRPLGTVQYLGKPSFTIAKLSSGNAAWVADTAGTGFRPKGYVLDQQDQPTFKYLVYGTSVEDQVRVLENGQGIRRSIAVQNPSGDLYAKLAEGNTIEAVSKEMYVIDGKSYYLRVDDAGGAKPVVRDSNGKKELIVPVKGKLSYSILF; encoded by the coding sequence ATGTTAAAAACAAGACTTTTTCCTATTGCACTGGCCTTAGCCTGGGTATGTGGAGCAAGTTCGGCCTTTGCACAAGTTAGTGCAAGCCAGTCGAAGCCGCTTCCGCTGAACGACCTGTCTCAGTTCAGAGACCCGGGCAAAAGCTGGAGTGTAGCAGGCGATGTAACCGCAAACCTGGAGAAAACAAACGTAATAAGTACCTCCGGCGGATCAGGTGTGCTGGTGAATAACCCTACTAAAAAGAACAAAGGTGCAGACCTGCTCACAGTGCAGGAGTATGGCGATGTAGACCTGGAGCTTGATTTTATGATGGCCAAAGGCGCTAACTCTGGTGTTTACCTGCAGGGACGTTATGAAATTCAACTGGAAGACAGTTGGGAAAACAAGAAAGCTACTTACGGTAGCAACGGTGGCATTTATCAGCGTTGGGACGACAAAAGACCTAACGGACAGCAAGGTTATGAGGGCTATGCGCCACGCCAGAATGTGAGCCGTGCGCCTGGTTTATGGCAGCACCTGCGCATTTCGTTTCAGGCACCACGTTTCGATGCCAGCGGTAAAAAAATAGAAAATGCCAAAATCCTCCGCGCTGAACTGAATGGCGTTACCATACATGAGAACGTAGAGCTAACCGGGCCAACCCGCGGCGCAATTGCAAACGATGAAAAACCAACAGGACCGCTGCGTTTCCAGGGAGACCACGGCGCAGTGGCTTTCCGCAACATCATAGTAAGCGAATTTAACAAACCCCGTCCTGAACTGGTGAACCTGAACTATGCTGTTTTTAAAGGTAAGTTCGAAAAAGAGCCGGACTATAATAGCTTGCCACCAGAGGCAAAAGGACCAATGACAATGCTGACCGGCGGAATAGAAAACCTGCCGAAGGATTACATTATCCGCTATACCGGAACTTTAAAAGTGCGGGAGCCAGGCGATTATTATTTCAACCTGAATACGGCTAACGGAAGAGGCCAGATGAAAATCGGGGATAAAGTGAATCTTCCGATGGGAGGCCGCAACGCCATGGGAAGAGCTACTTTGGCTGCAGGCGACTATCCTTTCGAAATGGTATACCAGAAAATGGTAGAGTGGGGCAAGCCTGCCTTTGGCATTAACATTATGGGTCCGGGTATTCGTGCCTTTATTCTGGGCGATGCCATAGATGCCAGTGCCAACGGAAATACACCAGCCGGTCCTATTTTGGTAGATGCACCAGCTAATACAATTCTGCGCAGCTTTATGGACCTTCCTGCTCCTACTGGTAACGGGCCTTCTGCCAAGGTAGTGCATGCTGTATCGGTAGGTAGTCCGGAGCAGGTGCACTATACCTACGACCAGGATAATGGCAACCTTGTACAGGTATGGCGTGGCGGTTTTCTGGATGCAACACCTATGTGGTACAACCGTGGTAACGGTACTTCCCGTCCGCTCGGCACAGTACAATATCTGGGCAAACCATCTTTCACCATTGCAAAACTAAGTTCCGGTAATGCTGCCTGGGTAGCCGATACAGCAGGTACAGGCTTCCGTCCGAAAGGCTATGTGCTGGATCAGCAGGATCAGCCAACCTTTAAGTATTTAGTGTATGGCACTTCGGTTGAAGATCAGGTAAGAGTGCTGGAGAACGGCCAGGGAATCCGCCGATCCATAGCGGTTCAGAATCCTTCAGGTGACCTTTACGCCAAACTGGCCGAAGGTAATACCATAGAGGCTGTTTCCAAAGAAATGTATGTGATCGACGGTAAATCATATTACCTGCGTGTAGACGATGCCGGAGGCGCAAAGCCAGTGGTGCGTGATTCCAATGGCAAGAAAGAGCTGATTGTACCGGTAAAGGGCAAGCTAAGCTATTCTATTCTTTTCTAA
- a CDS encoding c-type cytochrome, translated as MKYTFKKYISGAALRVLLASAILAGSGAAAVAQESPKEEDFFRITGVSTPENVLLEVGGMTIMPNGELAISTRRGDVFIVENPTSARPYFRKFASGLHEILGLAYKDGALYCAQRGELTKLVDTDKDGKADVYETVHNWPLSGHYHEYSFGPKIAPDGTFFVSGNVAFGDEQWYRGESRVPWRGWVMNINEAGQLQPFATGVRSPAGLGIIDGQLFYTDNQGDWIGSGGLWHVTKGSFMGHPAGLRWTNLPNSPLKLTKDQQNAVVDGREIKNEEGRYIKPENIVNEKFVTLFEAKEKIPELKLPAVWLPHGILGVSNSEPIMIPEGSFGPFEGQVLVGDQGMSLISRVFLEKVNGEYQGASFLFRSGFQSGVLRMAWAKDGSLFVGETNRGWGSAGDENQGLQRLIWNNNVPFEMRAVRAMPDGFEIEFTKPVDMKSAQDIASYSVSSFIYKYHPVYGSPPVSSEENPIKGVKVSADGMKARIIVDNLRRYHIHNITLEGVRDREGSYSLVHPTAYYTLNNIPTGQKLSMSEVSTTNSAAPTAKGAPAKATTAKASQSAAPAKTTTTAAKPAATKSTAASAKAPTYAEVKGLLSKYTCLACHSENKKQIGPAYVDVAKRKYSDKKIVELIHNPKPENWPDYATEMPPMPQVPDADALKIARWINSLAK; from the coding sequence ATGAAATACACATTTAAAAAATATATCTCTGGTGCTGCGCTGCGTGTGTTGCTTGCCTCTGCTATACTGGCAGGTTCGGGAGCAGCTGCAGTGGCACAGGAGTCACCCAAAGAAGAAGACTTTTTCAGGATTACCGGGGTTAGCACACCCGAAAACGTATTGCTGGAAGTAGGTGGCATGACCATTATGCCGAATGGAGAACTTGCCATTTCTACACGTAGAGGCGATGTTTTCATTGTTGAAAACCCTACCAGTGCAAGACCTTATTTCAGGAAATTTGCCAGCGGACTGCACGAGATATTGGGTCTGGCTTACAAAGACGGCGCTCTGTACTGTGCACAGCGTGGAGAGTTAACCAAGCTGGTTGATACCGATAAAGATGGAAAAGCCGATGTGTACGAGACCGTACATAACTGGCCGCTTTCAGGCCACTACCACGAGTATAGCTTTGGTCCTAAAATAGCCCCTGACGGAACATTCTTTGTGTCTGGTAACGTGGCCTTTGGCGATGAACAATGGTACCGTGGCGAAAGCCGCGTGCCGTGGAGAGGTTGGGTGATGAACATTAACGAAGCCGGTCAGCTGCAGCCATTTGCAACCGGAGTACGTTCTCCTGCCGGTTTGGGCATCATAGATGGGCAGCTTTTCTATACCGATAACCAGGGCGACTGGATTGGCTCAGGTGGTTTATGGCATGTAACCAAAGGGTCTTTTATGGGCCACCCTGCCGGGCTGCGCTGGACAAACCTGCCAAACTCACCGCTCAAGCTAACTAAAGATCAGCAGAATGCGGTGGTAGATGGCCGTGAGATCAAGAACGAAGAAGGCCGCTACATTAAACCGGAAAACATTGTTAACGAAAAGTTTGTTACTCTTTTCGAGGCAAAAGAAAAGATTCCGGAGCTGAAATTGCCGGCTGTATGGTTACCCCATGGTATACTTGGCGTGTCGAACTCTGAACCAATCATGATTCCGGAAGGCAGTTTTGGGCCTTTTGAGGGGCAGGTGCTGGTAGGTGACCAGGGCATGAGCCTTATATCCCGTGTGTTCCTGGAGAAAGTGAACGGGGAGTACCAGGGAGCTTCTTTCCTTTTCAGAAGCGGTTTCCAGTCAGGTGTGCTTCGCATGGCCTGGGCTAAAGACGGTTCTCTGTTTGTAGGTGAGACAAACCGTGGCTGGGGCTCGGCTGGTGATGAGAACCAGGGGCTGCAGCGCCTGATCTGGAACAACAACGTGCCTTTCGAAATGCGCGCTGTACGTGCCATGCCTGATGGTTTCGAGATTGAGTTCACAAAGCCTGTTGATATGAAGTCTGCGCAGGACATTGCGTCTTATTCTGTCTCCAGCTTTATCTACAAATATCATCCGGTATATGGAAGTCCTCCTGTAAGCTCAGAGGAGAATCCTATCAAAGGAGTGAAAGTATCAGCCGATGGTATGAAAGCCCGCATTATTGTAGACAACTTACGTCGTTACCACATCCACAACATTACGTTGGAAGGCGTGCGTGATCGTGAAGGATCTTATTCACTTGTTCACCCTACGGCATACTATACGCTCAACAATATTCCTACAGGTCAGAAACTTTCGATGAGCGAGGTAAGCACTACCAACTCGGCTGCACCGACAGCAAAAGGAGCGCCAGCAAAAGCAACTACTGCTAAAGCGAGCCAGTCTGCTGCCCCTGCGAAAACCACCACAACTGCTGCAAAGCCTGCCGCAACTAAAAGCACGGCAGCTTCTGCTAAAGCCCCTACCTATGCAGAGGTAAAAGGCCTGTTATCTAAGTATACCTGCCTTGCCTGCCATAGCGAGAATAAAAAGCAGATCGGGCCGGCTTATGTAGATGTTGCCAAGCGCAAATATTCTGACAAAAAAATTGTAGAACTGATTCATAATCCGAAGCCTGAAAACTGGCCTGACTATGCAACAGAGATGCCGCCAATGCCACAGGTGCCCGATGCCGATGCACTTAAAATTGCAAGGTGGATAAATTCTTTGGCTAAATAA